A part of Thermococcus sp. SY098 genomic DNA contains:
- a CDS encoding signal recognition particle protein Srp54 — protein MALESLGKALNAALKKLARAGSVDEVLIREVVRDIQRALIMSDVNVKLVLDLTKKIQKRALEEKPPAGVSRREHIIKIVYEELTNFLGKEAKPIEIKEKPTVLLTVGIQGSGKTTTVAKLARYFQKRGYKVGVVCSDTWRPGAYHQLKQLVEPYSIEVFGDPDEKDAVRLAKEGVEYFNHKGVDIIIVDSAGRHKEEKSLIEEMKQISDAINPHEVILVIDGTIGQQAYSQALAFKEATPIGSIIVTKLDGSAKGGGALSAVVATGAPIKFIGVGERIDDLEPFDPKRFVSRLLGLGDIQGLLEKFEELSRAQELKEEDLEKFMRGKFNLKDMYAQLEAMSKMGPLKQILQMIPGLGYSLPDDVVRVSEQRLKKFKVIMDSMTEEELEHPEIINYSRIKRIARGSGTTVKDVKELLEQYNQMKKFFKSMNKRSLNRMMKRLGMGGFGI, from the coding sequence ATGGCTTTAGAGAGTCTTGGTAAGGCATTAAACGCTGCATTAAAAAAACTCGCACGTGCAGGTTCTGTTGATGAAGTGCTGATTAGGGAGGTCGTAAGGGACATTCAGAGAGCTTTAATAATGAGCGATGTTAATGTTAAACTTGTTCTTGACTTAACTAAGAAAATTCAAAAAAGAGCCTTAGAAGAAAAGCCTCCTGCTGGGGTATCCAGAAGGGAACACATCATAAAGATAGTCTATGAGGAGCTCACAAATTTCCTTGGAAAGGAAGCGAAACCCATAGAGATAAAAGAAAAGCCAACTGTTCTGCTTACAGTTGGAATTCAGGGTTCTGGTAAGACAACGACAGTTGCCAAGCTTGCTCGGTATTTCCAGAAAAGAGGATATAAAGTGGGAGTTGTGTGCTCAGATACTTGGCGCCCTGGGGCTTATCATCAGCTTAAACAATTGGTTGAGCCCTATTCAATTGAGGTTTTTGGAGATCCCGATGAAAAAGATGCCGTTAGGCTTGCTAAAGAAGGAGTTGAGTACTTCAACCATAAAGGAGTCGACATAATTATAGTTGATTCTGCTGGAAGGCATAAAGAAGAGAAAAGTCTAATCGAAGAAATGAAGCAGATAAGTGATGCGATAAACCCCCACGAGGTTATTCTTGTTATAGATGGAACGATTGGCCAGCAGGCTTATAGTCAAGCTTTAGCATTTAAGGAAGCAACCCCGATAGGTTCAATTATTGTAACAAAACTTGATGGTTCAGCAAAAGGAGGAGGAGCATTGTCAGCTGTTGTGGCGACAGGAGCCCCAATAAAGTTCATTGGTGTTGGAGAGAGAATTGATGATTTAGAGCCTTTTGATCCCAAGAGATTTGTATCAAGGTTACTTGGCTTAGGTGATATTCAAGGTCTTTTAGAGAAATTTGAAGAGCTAAGCAGGGCTCAGGAACTCAAAGAAGAAGATTTGGAAAAGTTCATGCGTGGAAAGTTCAATCTTAAAGATATGTACGCCCAGCTTGAAGCTATGAGCAAGATGGGACCATTAAAGCAAATTCTCCAGATGATTCCCGGTTTGGGGTACTCTCTTCCTGATGACGTTGTCAGGGTTAGTGAGCAGAGGTTGAAGAAATTTAAAGTGATTATGGATTCAATGACTGAAGAGGAGCTTGAACATCCTGAGATTATCAACTACTCGCGCATTAAGAGAATTGCCAGAGGTTCTGGAACTACAGTGAAAGATGTTAAAGAGCTGCTTGAGCAGTATAATCAGATGAAGAAATTCTTTAAGAGCATGAACAAAAGAAGTCTTAATAGGATGATGAAGAGATTAGGTATGGGAGGTTTTGGCATATGA
- a CDS encoding Lrp/AsnC ligand binding domain-containing protein — MMEAFVLIIVKPGNEEKVYNKLKDKPMVKEIYRVYGEYDIVIRVEVSNIAELDKFHDEILRRIGDIEMTETLIASSYRI, encoded by the coding sequence ATGATGGAGGCGTTTGTTTTAATCATTGTAAAGCCGGGTAATGAAGAAAAAGTATACAACAAGCTCAAAGACAAGCCCATGGTGAAGGAGATTTATCGGGTGTATGGCGAATACGACATTGTCATTAGGGTAGAGGTTAGTAACATAGCAGAGCTGGATAAGTTCCATGATGAAATACTCAGGAGAATAGGGGACATTGAGATGACGGAAACACTGATAGCGAGTTCATATAGAATTTAG
- a CDS encoding YkgJ family cysteine cluster protein: MKKKWIATIHLDTLEIESDPSFKFRCLENCAECCFRLEVPLRDEDIERLEEIGYSTWEFVDYEKMFYRGDRFLGYALKKRPFDGGCIFLQEDGKCKVYPHRPLACKLYPFVLIRKGNTLEVYIKEEEFCKGINHPQGEPFTLELVKKYFWEIVEDYRRKLGFSKVS, translated from the coding sequence GTGAAGAAAAAGTGGATTGCCACAATTCACTTGGATACACTTGAAATTGAATCCGATCCTTCTTTTAAATTTAGATGTCTTGAAAACTGTGCTGAGTGCTGTTTTAGACTTGAAGTGCCTCTTAGAGATGAGGATATTGAAAGACTTGAGGAGATTGGATACAGTACTTGGGAGTTTGTGGATTATGAAAAAATGTTTTACAGAGGGGATAGGTTTTTGGGATATGCTCTGAAAAAGAGACCTTTTGATGGAGGTTGCATATTTCTTCAAGAGGATGGAAAATGCAAGGTATATCCACATAGACCCCTTGCTTGTAAGCTCTACCCTTTTGTGCTTATAAGAAAAGGCAACACGCTTGAGGTTTATATAAAAGAAGAAGAGTTTTGTAAAGGAATAAACCATCCCCAAGGTGAACCTTTCACCTTAGAACTCGTTAAAAAGTATTTTTGGGAAATTGTTGAAGACTACCGTAGAAAATTGGGATTTTCCAAAGTGTCTTAG
- a CDS encoding phosphoribosyltransferase family protein, which yields MSQIKAVKEKLRVIRILKLLKKRYTYEELSKITGLPITVLNRYVRGKVLPSTDRAKELLEMLSPYINIEEEVKRRIQFDEHGLFDNMKILSDTNLMSLIAEEVASRYISKDISKVLTAATDGIPLAVHIANELNVDVVYAKKKKEVGVEKFYEVNYVPSASGSVMTLYLPQWALKRGEKVLIVDDVIRSGETQKALLEMCKQAGAVPVGMFFLISVGNVIDVLKNEYKIPVESLVRL from the coding sequence TTGAGTCAGATAAAAGCAGTCAAGGAAAAGCTTAGGGTAATAAGAATCCTAAAACTGCTCAAAAAGAGGTATACATATGAGGAACTTTCAAAGATAACTGGGCTGCCGATTACAGTGCTCAACAGATATGTGAGGGGAAAAGTCCTTCCAAGCACTGACAGGGCTAAGGAGCTTCTGGAAATGTTATCCCCCTACATTAACATAGAAGAAGAAGTGAAAAGAAGAATACAGTTTGATGAACATGGTCTCTTTGATAATATGAAGATATTGAGCGATACCAACCTAATGAGCCTGATAGCTGAAGAAGTTGCATCAAGATACATTAGCAAAGATATTTCAAAGGTTCTCACAGCGGCTACAGACGGCATACCATTGGCTGTTCACATAGCAAATGAGCTAAATGTTGATGTTGTATATGCAAAGAAGAAGAAAGAAGTTGGGGTTGAGAAATTCTATGAGGTCAATTACGTCCCCAGTGCTTCAGGGAGCGTTATGACACTATACTTGCCACAGTGGGCTTTGAAAAGAGGTGAAAAAGTTTTGATCGTTGATGATGTAATCAGGAGTGGAGAAACCCAAAAAGCCTTGCTGGAAATGTGTAAACAAGCTGGTGCTGTACCCGTTGGAATGTTTTTCCTAATAAGCGTTGGCAATGTTATTGATGTTCTTAAAAATGAATATAAGATTCCAGTTGAAAGCTTGGTGAGACTATGA
- a CDS encoding ATPase domain-containing protein → MISTGIQRLDDILKGGIREEHSVMFSGLFDEDHRILMHQFVFSLLSQDYKVLLVEFKQTPRSLIEWVKEYGIDYSSFMESEKLRILDGYTNIYSKMTVSGKDMLPNPLDLPITTAIIRDILIKEKYDFLVIDDLSILYAVLSSKEEFFKIIVRFINSISLEHVSTVASFMEELTSPDYYSLLTLPFGYVISVKNGKIHVLKAPHPLSSVTYFTYVKTERGIQPYGEYYETVERLKESLFLDEEGMLWAGNERVQLVEENSEATLIEGLFEYLGEEEAKRFLYFWGRKSFQEIGKIYAKVHKSLRHVLEKIFDETKISGGGMLEILQFSNDMIVIKGKNLFPRMPNFGSQVHLHYAGALAQIVEEISGSEWEGHEVKCEAKGDSYCEFVIKRKEE, encoded by the coding sequence ATGATTAGCACAGGGATACAAAGGCTCGATGACATATTAAAAGGTGGCATTAGAGAAGAGCACAGCGTAATGTTCTCTGGGCTATTTGATGAAGACCACAGAATATTAATGCACCAATTTGTTTTTTCTCTTCTCTCTCAAGACTACAAAGTGCTATTAGTAGAGTTTAAGCAGACTCCACGCTCTTTGATAGAATGGGTTAAAGAATACGGCATAGATTATTCGTCGTTTATGGAAAGTGAAAAATTAAGGATACTTGACGGTTATACAAACATATACTCTAAAATGACAGTCTCAGGGAAGGATATGCTCCCAAATCCCTTAGACTTACCAATAACGACAGCAATTATAAGAGATATCTTAATAAAGGAAAAGTACGATTTCCTCGTTATTGATGATTTATCAATTCTTTATGCCGTTTTATCAAGCAAGGAAGAATTCTTCAAAATTATCGTTAGATTCATAAACTCAATTTCCCTTGAGCATGTATCCACAGTTGCATCATTTATGGAAGAATTAACTTCTCCTGACTACTATTCCCTTCTAACCTTGCCTTTTGGGTACGTTATTTCAGTCAAGAACGGCAAAATACATGTTCTTAAGGCACCTCACCCTCTAAGTTCTGTGACATATTTCACTTATGTGAAAACCGAAAGGGGAATTCAGCCTTATGGAGAATATTATGAAACTGTGGAAAGGCTGAAAGAATCCCTATTTTTGGATGAAGAGGGTATGTTGTGGGCTGGAAATGAGAGGGTCCAATTAGTGGAAGAGAACAGTGAAGCAACGCTTATTGAGGGCCTTTTTGAATATCTGGGGGAAGAGGAGGCTAAGAGATTTTTGTACTTTTGGGGGAGAAAATCATTCCAAGAGATAGGAAAAATATATGCAAAGGTTCACAAAAGTCTCAGGCACGTTTTAGAGAAAATATTTGATGAAACCAAGATTAGTGGGGGAGGGATGCTGGAAATTCTTCAATTTTCTAATGACATGATAGTAATTAAAGGAAAAAACTTGTTCCCAAGGATGCCAAACTTTGGATCTCAGGTTCACCTTCATTATGCTGGTGCACTTGCTCAGATAGTGGAAGAAATATCGGGCAGTGAATGGGAAGGTCATGAGGTTAAATGTGAAGCTAAGGGTGATTCATACTGTGAATTTGTAATAAAAAGAAAAGAGGAGTAA
- a CDS encoding Lrp/AsnC family transcriptional regulator: MIDELDRKILSLLQKDARLSYREIAKKLNVAVGTVYNRLKRLEEEGILKGFYPKLDYEKLGYELTAIIGVRAQGKRIIQIEKEIAKDDHVLCVYDVTGEYDIIVVAKFKGREDMNRFVKKVLAIDGVEKTNTHVAMDIVKEDLVLPI; encoded by the coding sequence ATGATAGATGAACTTGACAGGAAGATACTTTCATTGCTCCAAAAAGATGCACGTTTATCTTACAGAGAAATCGCCAAGAAACTAAATGTTGCCGTTGGCACCGTTTATAATAGATTGAAGAGACTTGAAGAAGAAGGCATACTAAAAGGATTTTACCCAAAGTTAGACTATGAAAAGCTTGGTTATGAGCTGACAGCTATTATAGGAGTCAGGGCCCAAGGAAAAAGGATTATTCAAATTGAAAAAGAGATCGCTAAAGATGACCATGTTTTGTGTGTCTATGATGTTACTGGAGAGTACGACATAATTGTAGTTGCAAAATTCAAGGGAAGAGAGGATATGAACAGGTTCGTGAAAAAAGTTTTGGCAATTGATGGAGTTGAAAAAACAAATACCCATGTTGCCATGGATATAGTAAAAGAGGATCTCGTTCTACCTATTTAG
- a CDS encoding metallophosphatase family protein, whose protein sequence is MRYVAVLANINGNFPALVKALGKIEELKENGYDIEKYYILGNIVGLFPYPKEILDALDDLIKSTKVKLIRGEFDQIIAMSDPHAEGPDYIDNISLPEHVKAALKYTWEKLDHDGREFIRDLPVYLVDKIGDNDIFGVYGSPLNPFGGIVLPEQPTSYYEAIMRPVKEYEILLVASPKIPVNAMTRYGRVVCPGSIGFPPGKEHKATFALIDVDTLHVKFVEVDYDKRIIEDKIKKEGLPEELIRILYHGKL, encoded by the coding sequence ATGAGATACGTAGCGGTATTAGCAAACATAAATGGAAACTTCCCGGCTTTAGTTAAAGCACTTGGAAAAATTGAAGAACTCAAAGAGAATGGGTATGATATTGAGAAATATTACATTCTTGGGAACATTGTAGGATTATTCCCATATCCGAAAGAGATCTTGGATGCCCTTGATGATTTGATTAAAAGCACCAAAGTTAAACTAATCCGGGGTGAATTTGACCAGATAATTGCTATGAGCGATCCCCATGCTGAAGGTCCGGATTACATTGATAATATCAGCCTTCCAGAGCATGTTAAAGCAGCTCTAAAATACACATGGGAAAAGCTTGATCATGATGGAAGGGAGTTTATAAGAGATTTACCAGTGTACCTTGTTGACAAAATTGGGGACAACGACATATTTGGAGTTTATGGGAGCCCATTAAACCCATTTGGGGGCATAGTACTTCCAGAACAACCAACCTCATACTATGAAGCAATAATGAGGCCAGTAAAAGAGTATGAAATTCTTTTAGTGGCTTCTCCAAAGATACCGGTGAATGCTATGACAAGATATGGGAGGGTAGTCTGCCCAGGAAGCATAGGCTTCCCGCCAGGAAAAGAACACAAAGCAACGTTTGCCCTCATTGATGTGGATACACTTCATGTGAAATTCGTTGAAGTTGACTATGACAAAAGAATAATTGAAGACAAGATAAAGAAGGAAGGTCTACCCGAAGAGCTGATTAGGATTCTCTACCATGGAAAGCTTTGA
- a CDS encoding lipopolysaccharide biosynthesis protein, whose translation MSYERKVLIRHSIASIVALALFGISRFLYSIIISRKFGVETLGSANSLISQAFLVAMPLSFFAVALGKYSSEFLAKKDFEKIKSMTSISFSFPLIGILLAPLNVHLAILSVLRAVQLTFRSFVYGIHRGEIYAYIMILSFIPFVASFYSNDPYLPYIALLFTISSFAFIYLFKKGLLGKPRKYELHILLRYSSFAFLGTLSGVFLVQGPYFLSEKLGNALIAGKISASLSAAFLLTYLPQVLQSAIMPLYSYKYGKEELNYVKLLAEKTTELLSIFTAFVVFALLLVGREVISFLFGFNLGNEFYIALLAVEIYIAYNPSIVALNSTRYVKEGSFIATVGALVALITWIPLIRMLNEYGAVMGLLVGYLTILCGTAYLSHKKLKISPKSYKPLLFAIPLQLLVFISKIVLLIGILLYTLILKNKIKEGIKAFHGRES comes from the coding sequence ATGAGTTATGAGAGAAAAGTTCTAATAAGACATTCAATTGCAAGCATAGTAGCTCTTGCTTTATTTGGAATTAGCAGATTTCTCTACAGCATTATCATCTCAAGAAAATTTGGGGTTGAAACTTTAGGATCTGCAAATTCTCTGATTTCCCAAGCATTTCTTGTGGCAATGCCGCTGAGCTTTTTTGCGGTTGCATTGGGCAAGTACTCTTCGGAATTTCTTGCAAAGAAAGATTTTGAAAAAATAAAATCAATGACATCAATTTCGTTTTCATTTCCACTGATTGGGATTTTACTTGCCCCGTTGAACGTGCATCTTGCCATTCTTTCAGTTCTGAGAGCAGTTCAACTCACATTTAGGAGCTTCGTCTACGGAATCCATAGAGGAGAGATTTATGCATATATTATGATCCTCAGTTTCATACCCTTTGTTGCCAGCTTTTATTCTAACGATCCCTATCTGCCATATATAGCACTGCTGTTTACAATATCCTCTTTTGCTTTCATATATCTCTTCAAAAAGGGTTTATTGGGAAAACCCAGAAAATATGAACTTCACATTCTACTTAGATATTCATCCTTTGCATTCCTCGGAACCCTTTCTGGGGTATTTTTAGTTCAGGGACCTTACTTCCTAAGCGAAAAGCTTGGAAATGCACTGATTGCTGGTAAGATCTCGGCATCTCTGTCAGCAGCATTTCTGCTGACTTATTTGCCTCAGGTGCTCCAATCTGCAATCATGCCGCTATACTCATACAAATACGGGAAAGAGGAATTAAATTATGTAAAGCTACTTGCAGAAAAGACCACGGAACTACTATCAATCTTCACAGCTTTTGTCGTCTTTGCTCTGTTGCTTGTCGGAAGAGAGGTAATTTCATTTCTTTTTGGTTTTAATCTTGGAAATGAGTTTTACATCGCACTGCTGGCAGTTGAGATTTATATAGCCTACAACCCCAGCATCGTTGCTTTAAACTCCACAAGATACGTGAAAGAGGGCAGTTTTATCGCAACTGTTGGGGCTTTGGTAGCGTTAATTACGTGGATACCCCTTATTAGAATGCTTAATGAGTATGGAGCAGTGATGGGATTATTAGTCGGATACTTGACAATATTGTGTGGAACAGCGTATCTCAGTCATAAAAAGCTAAAAATTTCTCCTAAATCATATAAACCACTATTGTTTGCAATACCACTTCAGTTGTTAGTCTTTATATCAAAAATAGTTTTGCTCATTGGAATTTTGCTTTATACGTTAATCCTGAAGAACAAAATAAAAGAGGGCATCAAAGCTTTCCATGGTAGAGAATCCTAA
- a CDS encoding FUN14 domain-containing protein, translated as MEVNFGGIAGDIGVGGLVGFITGYALKKFIKLVLALIGAYVLSLFWLQQKGVITINTNALFNLTESAATQTLSLADKVMGILPGGGAFVVGFYLGFHKG; from the coding sequence ATGGAAGTGAATTTTGGTGGAATTGCAGGGGATATAGGTGTTGGAGGGCTTGTGGGATTCATAACCGGCTATGCACTAAAGAAGTTCATCAAACTTGTATTAGCACTAATTGGAGCATATGTACTCAGCCTCTTTTGGCTTCAGCAGAAGGGAGTAATAACAATAAACACAAATGCACTTTTTAATCTTACAGAAAGTGCAGCAACCCAGACACTGAGTCTGGCAGACAAAGTTATGGGTATTCTTCCAGGAGGAGGAGCATTTGTAGTCGGATTTTATTTAGGATTCCACAAAGGTTAA
- a CDS encoding PadR family transcriptional regulator, producing MTAPMERLKEKLTKEVLWLYILSLLKERPMYAYELKSRIREKFGFEPATVSSYVVLYKLEKDGYVTSKWQESETGKPSRKYYELTEKGRKLLEEGINFIENTLEKLKS from the coding sequence ATGACTGCGCCAATGGAAAGGTTGAAAGAAAAGCTGACGAAAGAAGTGCTGTGGCTGTACATTTTAAGTCTTCTAAAAGAGAGACCAATGTACGCTTATGAGCTAAAGAGCAGAATAAGGGAAAAGTTTGGATTTGAACCGGCAACAGTCAGTTCATATGTAGTTCTGTACAAGCTTGAAAAAGATGGTTATGTTACATCAAAATGGCAAGAAAGCGAAACTGGGAAGCCCTCGAGAAAGTATTATGAACTTACAGAAAAAGGCAGAAAACTTTTAGAGGAAGGAATAAACTTCATAGAAAATACCTTAGAGAAGCTTAAAAGTTAA
- a CDS encoding 50S ribosomal protein L40e, translating into MARFPEAEARIFKKYICMRCGATNPWKADKCRKCGYKGLRPKAREPRGGVGR; encoded by the coding sequence ATGGCGAGGTTTCCAGAAGCGGAAGCAAGAATATTTAAAAAGTATATATGCATGAGGTGTGGAGCAACCAATCCATGGAAGGCAGATAAGTGCAGAAAATGTGGATACAAAGGACTAAGGCCAAAAGCCAGGGAGCCAAGAGGAGGAGTTGGACGTTAA
- a CDS encoding MoaD/ThiS family protein, with the protein MIKVRVIGRKIEKEIEWQKGMKVADVLRAVGFNTESAIAKVNGKVALEDDPIKDGDYVEVIPVVSGG; encoded by the coding sequence ATGATAAAGGTTAGGGTCATTGGAAGAAAAATCGAGAAGGAAATTGAATGGCAAAAGGGTATGAAAGTTGCAGATGTTTTGAGAGCCGTTGGATTTAACACAGAGAGTGCGATAGCAAAGGTGAATGGAAAAGTCGCTTTGGAAGATGATCCAATTAAAGACGGCGATTATGTTGAGGTCATTCCGGTGGTTTCGGGAGGATAA
- a CDS encoding pyridoxal phosphate-dependent aminotransferase, translating into MIHASKRAMGIEYAIRDVVLPARELEKQGIKIIKLNIGDPVKFDFQPPKHMKEAYCKAIMEGHNYYGESEGDIELRKAIVEREKKKNGVDITVDDVMVTAAVTEALQFVFGALVEPGDEVLIPGPSYPPYVALVKFYDGVPKAYLGIEEEGWQPDIDDMRKKISEKTKAIAVINPNNPTGALYDKKTLKEILDLAGEYDIPVISDEIYDLMTYEGKHVSPGSLTKDVPVIVMNGLSKVYFATGWRLGYMYFVDPEDKLAEVREAIGKLARVRLCPNTPAQKAAIAGLTGPMDYLEEYMKKLKERRDYIYKRLNEIPGLSAQKPEGAFYIFPRIEDRSKWKSDKEFVLDVLRNAHILVVHGSGFGEGGEWHFRAVFLPPVEILEQAMNNLEKFMKERLS; encoded by the coding sequence ATGATTCATGCATCTAAAAGGGCTATGGGAATCGAATATGCGATTAGAGATGTTGTTCTACCCGCCAGAGAACTTGAAAAGCAGGGGATAAAAATAATCAAGCTTAACATCGGGGATCCAGTTAAGTTCGACTTTCAGCCACCAAAGCACATGAAAGAGGCATACTGTAAAGCTATCATGGAGGGACACAACTACTACGGAGAGAGTGAAGGCGACATAGAGCTCAGAAAGGCAATAGTAGAAAGGGAAAAGAAGAAAAATGGCGTTGATATAACTGTGGATGATGTGATGGTAACAGCAGCAGTTACAGAGGCATTACAGTTCGTCTTTGGCGCTCTTGTTGAGCCTGGAGATGAAGTTTTAATCCCAGGGCCGAGTTATCCCCCATACGTAGCACTTGTAAAGTTCTACGATGGAGTTCCAAAAGCCTACCTTGGAATTGAAGAAGAAGGATGGCAGCCAGATATAGATGACATGAGAAAGAAGATAAGTGAAAAAACAAAAGCTATAGCAGTTATAAATCCAAATAACCCAACTGGAGCCTTGTATGACAAAAAGACGCTCAAAGAGATTCTTGACTTAGCTGGAGAATATGACATTCCCGTTATCAGCGATGAAATTTACGATTTAATGACCTATGAAGGGAAGCACGTTTCTCCGGGCTCATTGACAAAAGATGTTCCAGTAATTGTAATGAACGGTCTCTCAAAAGTTTACTTTGCAACAGGGTGGAGATTAGGATACATGTACTTCGTTGATCCGGAGGACAAGCTTGCTGAAGTAAGAGAGGCAATAGGAAAGCTCGCAAGAGTAAGGCTCTGTCCAAATACACCAGCTCAAAAAGCCGCCATTGCTGGTCTCACAGGTCCAATGGACTACCTTGAGGAATATATGAAAAAGCTCAAAGAGAGGAGGGACTATATCTACAAGAGGCTGAACGAAATTCCTGGTTTGAGTGCCCAAAAGCCAGAAGGAGCGTTTTACATCTTCCCACGCATTGAAGATAGGAGCAAGTGGAAGAGTGACAAGGAATTTGTTCTTGATGTGCTCAGAAACGCTCACATCTTAGTGGTCCACGGCTCAGGATTCGGAGAAGGTGGAGAATGGCACTTCAGAGCTGTCTTCCTGCCGCCAGTCGAAATCCTTGAGCAGGCTATGAACAACTTAGAAAAATTCATGAAAGAAAGGCTCAGCTGA